Below is a genomic region from Ursus arctos isolate Adak ecotype North America unplaced genomic scaffold, UrsArc2.0 scaffold_32, whole genome shotgun sequence.
AAACAGGTGGAAAACTTGGCATCAGGGCCCAGAGAATTCCAGATGTGACTCTCCCCACCCACTTTCCTCAGCGGACTCCCAGGCAAAGTTCAGGCTGGGAATCTGCCAGGGTGATGCCTGGGCGACTCTCCTGGGGCACCCGAGCCCCGTCTTGCAGGCTGGACCCAAGcgccctcgcccccccccccccaaccccgcatCCCGAagctccctgctgcctccctctcACCCCCAGCCTGGTGTGCAGCCCAGCTTGACGGCAGGCTCACCTTTGGGCAGCTTGGACGCGTTCTCCTGGATCCAGGAGAAGAGGTGGGCAAAGTCGCAGTCGCAGAGCCAGGGGTTCCCGTCCAGGCGCAGGGTGCGCAGCGCGGGCAGCGCGGCCAGGGTGGCCACGTTGAGGCTGCGCAGGTTGTTGTCGTTGAGCTCCAGCACCTGCAGCGACTCCAGGGTCTCGAAGGCGTCCTCATGCACGCCCGCCAGGTTGTTGTTGGCCAGGCTCAGCTTGACCAGCCTCCCGGCCGAGCGGAAGGCGCCGGCGCCCAGCTGGGTCAGGTTGTTGTAGCTGAGGTCCAGGAAGGCCAGCTTGGCCGAGCCGCTGAACGTGCCCTCCTCCAGGGAGCGCAGCGAGTTATTCCTGAAGTCCAGATATACCAGGTCGCCGTAGAAAATGAAGAAGTCCTCGGGGATGTGCTGGATGCGGTTGCCGGCCACCAGCAGCTTGCGCACGTCCAGGGGGAAAGGGTCGGGCACGCTGGGCAGCCCGCGGTCGCGGCAGTCCACGGTGTGCGGGTCGGTGCAGGCGCAGCCTGCGGGGCACGCGCGCCCGGGccggagcagcagcagcaggaggaggctgCAGAGCCCGAGCGCGGCGGCGCCGCCGGCAGGGGTGCGGGAGACTGCGCGGGGGCGCATGGCCGGGGCGGGGGCACCCGCGCGAGCCGCGGCGACGCGGACTTGGCTCTCCGGGAGAGCCCTGGCGCGGGGCGGCGCGCGGGGTCCCGGCGGCCGCGGCGGGGAGGGCGTGCGCCCGGGCGCGCGGGGACGCACCGAGCGCGACGCGGACGGACTCGGGGAGTCCTGGGCGGCAGGAACCGagaggggagagtgggggagggaggggcgagGACTCGCGAAGGACTTACC
It encodes:
- the LRRC38 gene encoding leucine-rich repeat-containing protein 38, whose translation is MRPRAVSRTPAGGAAALGLCSLLLLLLLRPGRACPAGCACTDPHTVDCRDRGLPSVPDPFPLDVRKLLVAGNRIQHIPEDFFIFYGDLVYLDFRNNSLRSLEEGTFSGSAKLAFLDLSYNNLTQLGAGAFRSAGRLVKLSLANNNLAGVHEDAFETLESLQVLELNDNNLRSLNVATLAALPALRTLRLDGNPWLCDCDFAHLFSWIQENASKLPKGREEIQCSLPLGNRRVFLRELSEASFSECRFSLSLTDLFIIIFSGVAVSIAAIISSFFLATVVQCFQRCAPNKDTEDEDEDEDD